One genomic region from Skermania piniformis encodes:
- a CDS encoding transglycosylase domain-containing protein, giving the protein MPVSYPYDGPPAAPRSGGTGPGPRTEVIGRSYPPGGVYTGRPPGGVYGSPPPPSVPPPASGGGSGGSDGPRDGDQRRRPWRARILTAIAICSLLPFVLFVIAYVWVDVPKPGDIPTNQVATITAIDGSTVISKVVPPEGNRTDVTIEQVPVPVRHAVLAAEDRNFYSNPGFSVTGFGRALRDNLLGKDTAGGGSTITQQYVKNALVGSERTLSRKMHELVISSKMAREWSKDDILAAYLNTIYFGRGAYGISAAAKAYFNKPVEQLTVAEGAVLAAVVQQPTRLDPETNPTGAQTRWNYVLDGMVEQGWLTPTERANTQFPLVVPMASLVDPNQDSGPEGLIKARVLQELSDIGISEKQLNTEGLKIVTTIDAKAQDAAVAAVDNNMQGEPPELRTAVVSIDPRTGGVKAYYGGRDGKGYDFANAGLQTGSSFKVFGLAANLADGTPLSKMYDSSPLTVNGIQISNVEGESCGTCTIAEALKRSLNTSFYRMMMQMGDGTNGPQLIADMAHKLGIPVDIPGVGPSLTEPGGAGPNYGIVLGQYQSRPIDMASAYATLAASGMYHPPHFVQQVTSADGVVLFDRAPTPGEQRVDKAVADNVTSAMRPIAGYSRGHNLAGGRGSAAKTGTSQLGDTGENKDAWMVGYTPSLATAVWVGTEQGLPLRNVYGGPIYGSGLPSDIWKATMDGALDGTDNEPFPDPEPIAGQAGVPEYTAPYVPPRQTQAPVQTQQQAPAIQLPQLPQQPPVVITPSQIEILPGVTIPVPGVAPAEQQIEPQTGQPVEPAVTQPEPPAGTGQPSNGQAPNGQAPSIPGRDQEPSVPVDGEIAGAEPTVLSPGVVTAPAGRDPPTRQPAGLVPLG; this is encoded by the coding sequence ATGCCAGTGAGCTACCCCTACGACGGGCCACCGGCCGCGCCGCGATCCGGCGGCACCGGGCCCGGCCCGCGTACCGAGGTGATCGGACGGTCGTACCCGCCGGGCGGCGTCTACACCGGGCGACCGCCGGGCGGCGTGTACGGCTCGCCGCCGCCGCCTTCGGTCCCCCCACCGGCGTCCGGCGGGGGTTCGGGCGGCTCCGACGGACCGCGTGACGGCGACCAGCGCCGACGCCCGTGGCGGGCGCGCATCCTCACCGCGATCGCGATCTGCAGCTTGTTGCCGTTCGTCCTCTTCGTGATCGCCTACGTGTGGGTCGATGTGCCCAAACCGGGCGACATCCCGACCAACCAGGTCGCCACGATCACCGCTATCGACGGCAGCACGGTGATCAGCAAGGTGGTCCCGCCGGAAGGTAACCGGACCGACGTCACCATCGAGCAGGTGCCGGTGCCGGTCCGGCACGCCGTCCTGGCCGCCGAAGATCGCAATTTCTATTCCAACCCCGGCTTCTCGGTGACCGGCTTCGGCCGGGCACTGCGGGACAACTTGCTCGGCAAGGACACCGCGGGCGGCGGGTCGACGATCACCCAGCAGTACGTGAAGAACGCCTTGGTCGGCTCGGAGCGCACGCTCAGCCGCAAGATGCACGAGCTGGTGATCTCCTCCAAGATGGCGCGGGAATGGAGCAAGGACGACATCCTCGCGGCCTACCTGAACACCATCTACTTCGGCCGTGGCGCCTACGGCATCTCGGCCGCTGCCAAGGCGTACTTCAACAAGCCGGTGGAGCAGTTGACCGTGGCCGAGGGCGCGGTCCTGGCCGCCGTGGTCCAGCAGCCGACCCGGCTCGATCCGGAGACCAACCCGACCGGCGCGCAGACCCGGTGGAACTATGTGCTGGACGGCATGGTCGAACAAGGCTGGTTGACCCCGACCGAGCGAGCGAATACCCAGTTTCCCCTGGTTGTGCCGATGGCCTCGTTGGTCGACCCGAATCAGGACTCCGGTCCGGAGGGGTTGATCAAGGCCCGGGTATTGCAGGAGCTTTCCGATATCGGGATCAGCGAGAAGCAGCTCAACACCGAGGGCCTGAAAATCGTCACGACCATCGACGCGAAGGCCCAGGACGCGGCGGTCGCGGCGGTGGACAACAACATGCAGGGTGAGCCGCCGGAGTTGCGGACCGCGGTGGTGTCGATCGACCCGCGGACCGGCGGGGTGAAGGCCTATTACGGTGGTCGGGACGGCAAGGGTTACGACTTCGCCAACGCCGGCTTGCAGACCGGTTCGTCGTTCAAGGTGTTCGGCTTGGCCGCGAACCTGGCCGACGGCACGCCGCTGTCGAAGATGTACGACAGCTCGCCGCTGACCGTCAACGGGATCCAGATCAGCAATGTCGAGGGTGAATCCTGCGGCACCTGCACGATCGCGGAGGCACTCAAGCGTTCGTTGAACACCAGCTTCTACCGGATGATGATGCAGATGGGCGACGGCACCAACGGTCCGCAGTTGATCGCCGACATGGCGCACAAGCTGGGCATCCCGGTCGACATTCCCGGCGTGGGGCCGTCGCTGACCGAGCCGGGTGGGGCCGGTCCCAACTACGGCATCGTCCTCGGTCAGTACCAGTCCCGCCCGATCGACATGGCCTCCGCCTACGCCACCCTGGCGGCATCCGGGATGTACCACCCGCCGCACTTCGTGCAGCAGGTGACGAGTGCCGACGGCGTGGTGCTGTTCGATCGTGCGCCGACCCCGGGGGAGCAACGGGTGGACAAGGCGGTCGCCGACAACGTCACCTCGGCGATGCGGCCGATCGCCGGCTATTCGCGTGGTCACAACCTCGCGGGTGGACGCGGTTCGGCCGCCAAGACGGGGACCTCGCAGCTGGGTGATACCGGCGAGAACAAGGACGCCTGGATGGTCGGCTATACGCCGTCGCTCGCCACCGCGGTCTGGGTCGGCACCGAGCAGGGACTACCGCTACGCAACGTGTACGGCGGCCCGATCTACGGTTCCGGTCTGCCGTCGGACATCTGGAAGGCGACGATGGACGGGGCGCTGGACGGCACCGACAACGAGCCGTTCCCGGACCCGGAGCCGATCGCGGGTCAGGCCGGAGTGCCCGAGTACACGGCACCGTATGTGCCGCCGCGACAGACGCAGGCCCCGGTGCAGACCCAGCAACAGGCTCCCGCGATACAGCTGCCGCAGCTCCCGCAACAGCCGCCGGTGGTGATTACGCCGAGCCAGATCGAAATCCTGCCCGGGGTGACGATTCCGGTGCCCGGGGTAGCGCCCGCGGAGCAGCAGATCGAACCGCAGACCGGGCAGCCGGTCGAGCCCGCGGTAACCCAGCCGGAACCGCCGGCCGGGACCGGCCAACCGTCGAACGGTCAAGCGCCGAACGGTCAAGCGCCGTCGATACCCGGCCGAGATCAGGAGCCGTCGGTTCCGGTGGACGGCGAGATAGCCGGGGCGGAGCCGACGGTTCTTTCCCCGGGAGTGGTCACCGCGCCGGCGGGCAGAGATCCGCCGACCCGGCAGCCGGCCGGCCTGGTACCCCTCGGCTGA
- a CDS encoding DUF5318 family protein, producing MRTQRQVVDYALRRRSLLASVHAGRTAVAEVCDADPYLLRAAKFHGRSTEVICPICRKEQLTQVSWVYGERLGPASGSARTPEELARLAASREEFSVHVVEVCRSCNWNHLVQSYVLGIAPPPRRTRRRESGRRTATE from the coding sequence GTGCGAACTCAGCGGCAGGTGGTCGACTACGCGCTTCGGCGTCGGTCGCTGTTGGCGTCGGTGCACGCCGGCCGGACCGCGGTCGCCGAGGTCTGCGACGCAGATCCGTACTTGTTGCGAGCGGCGAAGTTCCACGGCCGGTCGACCGAGGTGATCTGCCCCATCTGCCGTAAGGAGCAGCTGACCCAGGTCTCCTGGGTCTACGGCGAACGGCTGGGGCCCGCGTCCGGATCTGCCCGCACGCCGGAGGAGCTGGCTAGACTCGCGGCTAGTCGAGAGGAATTCTCGGTCCACGTCGTCGAGGTATGCCGCTCCTGCAACTGGAATCATCTGGTGCAGTCCTACGTTCTCGGTATCGCGCCGCCGCCGCGGCGCACCCGCCGCCGGGAGTCGGGTCGGCGCACCGCAACCGAATAA
- a CDS encoding PadR family transcriptional regulator, with amino-acid sequence MLELAILGLLLEAPMHGYELRKRLTGLLGAFRAFSYGSLYPTLRRMQADGLIDEEVPVGTVRRARRVYQLTPLGKQRFAELVADTGPQNYTDDGFGVHLAFFSRTPAEARMRILEGRRRQVEERREGLREAITRASGSLDRYTRQLHQLGLESSEREVRWLNELIAAEQSSKALGREKGEPGRD; translated from the coding sequence GTGCTCGAACTTGCGATTCTCGGGCTGTTGCTCGAGGCGCCGATGCACGGCTACGAACTGCGCAAACGGCTGACCGGGTTGCTCGGTGCGTTCCGCGCTTTCTCATACGGTTCGCTCTATCCGACGCTGCGTCGCATGCAGGCGGATGGGCTGATCGACGAGGAGGTTCCGGTCGGCACGGTGCGCCGGGCCCGTCGGGTGTATCAACTGACCCCTCTCGGGAAGCAGCGCTTCGCCGAACTGGTCGCCGACACCGGCCCGCAGAATTACACCGACGACGGGTTCGGCGTCCACCTGGCGTTCTTCAGCCGCACCCCCGCCGAAGCGCGGATGCGGATTCTGGAAGGTCGCCGGCGGCAGGTCGAGGAGCGCCGCGAGGGGCTTCGGGAGGCGATCACCCGGGCGAGCGGTTCACTCGACCGCTACACCCGGCAGCTACACCAGCTCGGACTGGAGTCGAGCGAACGCGAGGTTCGCTGGCTCAACGAGCTGATCGCTGCCGAACAATCATCGAAAGCTTTGGGAAGAGAAAAAGGAGAACCCGGCCGTGACTGA
- a CDS encoding inositol-3-phosphate synthase — MTDIRQPATDTDVRVAIVGVGNCASSLVQGVQYYRDADESATVPGLMHVKFGQYHVRDVKFVAAFDVDAKKVGFDLSEAIFASENNTIKISDVPPSNVIVQRGPTLDGIGKYYAQTIELSDAEPVDVVQALRESGADVLVSYLPVGSEEADKFYAQCAIDAGVAFVNALPVFIASDPEWAAKFTAAGVPIVGDDIKSQVGATITHRVLAKLFEDRGVQLDRTMQLNVGGNMDFKNMLERERLESKKISKTQAVTSNLQRELGSGDVHIGPSDHVGWLDDRKWAYVRLEGRAFGDVPLNLEYKLEVWDSPNSAGIIIDAVRAAKIARDRGIGGPVYPASAYLMKSPPVQMPDDRARTELEAFIIEA, encoded by the coding sequence GTGACTGACATCCGACAGCCCGCCACCGACACCGACGTACGGGTGGCCATCGTTGGCGTGGGAAACTGCGCATCCTCCCTGGTACAGGGCGTGCAGTACTACCGCGACGCGGATGAATCGGCCACCGTGCCGGGTCTCATGCACGTCAAGTTCGGGCAGTACCACGTGCGCGACGTGAAGTTCGTGGCGGCGTTCGATGTCGACGCCAAGAAGGTCGGTTTCGACCTGTCGGAAGCCATCTTCGCCTCCGAGAACAACACCATCAAGATTTCCGATGTGCCGCCGAGCAACGTGATCGTGCAGCGCGGTCCGACGCTGGACGGCATCGGCAAGTACTACGCCCAGACGATCGAGCTGTCCGACGCCGAGCCGGTGGATGTGGTGCAGGCCCTGCGCGAATCCGGCGCGGACGTGCTGGTGTCCTACCTGCCGGTCGGCTCCGAGGAAGCGGACAAGTTCTATGCCCAGTGCGCGATCGACGCCGGGGTCGCTTTCGTCAACGCGCTGCCGGTGTTCATCGCGAGTGATCCGGAGTGGGCGGCAAAGTTCACCGCGGCGGGCGTGCCGATCGTCGGCGACGACATCAAATCGCAGGTCGGAGCGACGATTACGCACCGGGTGCTGGCCAAGCTGTTCGAGGATCGCGGCGTGCAGCTCGACCGCACGATGCAGCTGAACGTCGGCGGCAACATGGACTTCAAGAACATGCTGGAGCGGGAGCGGCTGGAATCGAAGAAGATCTCCAAGACCCAGGCGGTCACCTCCAACCTGCAGCGCGAACTCGGCTCGGGCGACGTGCACATCGGACCGTCGGACCATGTGGGCTGGCTGGACGACCGGAAGTGGGCCTACGTCCGGCTGGAGGGCCGGGCGTTCGGCGACGTGCCGCTGAACCTGGAGTACAAGCTCGAGGTGTGGGATTCGCCGAACTCGGCCGGGATCATCATCGACGCGGTCCGCGCTGCCAAGATCGCCCGCGACCGCGGCATCGGTGGCCCGGTCTATCCGGCCTCGGCATATCTGATGAAATCCCCGCCGGTGCAGATGCCCGACGATCGGGCGCGCACAGAGCTGGAAGCGTTCATCATCGAGGCCTGA
- a CDS encoding GyrI-like domain-containing protein yields MSFEIVTLTERLVAGLTIPLAGAEVARRDLDLITFTWDRYLVRDRPGVRAAAYVAQDGRCAAVLGYEAEHIEDVLPGDVVTRIPAGPYAKFAVAGKPYDLTRTAWAEIVQAENTGEIRRSYTADLERCPGLDLGGGFRRVGAVIGPAGVGQASMMNASSSVRARSSGICTGGDFIRYAEAG; encoded by the coding sequence GTGAGCTTCGAGATCGTCACGCTCACCGAACGACTGGTCGCCGGCCTGACCATTCCGCTCGCCGGCGCGGAAGTGGCCCGCCGGGACCTCGACCTGATCACCTTCACCTGGGACCGCTACCTCGTCCGGGACCGACCCGGCGTGCGAGCGGCAGCCTACGTCGCCCAGGACGGGCGCTGTGCCGCGGTGCTCGGCTACGAGGCGGAGCACATCGAGGATGTGCTGCCGGGTGACGTGGTCACCCGGATTCCGGCCGGACCGTACGCCAAGTTCGCGGTCGCCGGCAAGCCCTACGACCTCACCCGTACCGCCTGGGCCGAGATCGTGCAGGCGGAGAACACGGGTGAGATCCGGCGCAGCTACACCGCCGATCTGGAACGCTGTCCCGGACTCGACCTCGGTGGAGGTTTTCGTCGCGTTGGCGCCGTGATCGGTCCGGCCGGCGTGGGTCAGGCCTCGATGATGAACGCTTCCAGCTCTGTGCGCGCCCGATCGTCGGGCATCTGCACCGGCGGGGATTTCATCAGATATGCCGAGGCCGGATAG
- a CDS encoding GyrI-like domain-containing protein, giving the protein MNFKIVARREILVAGTVLRSPALAVEGPRRLKVTQAWERMFARTLPGPPATAYVDFAGELNSYMTHIVGYRCRTLGDLLPGDVLARLPAGRYAHFVCRGDELSVVVPELWRAVWDAEAEGRIVRGYTGDFERYPDVRTAEAFVALAGEREDE; this is encoded by the coding sequence ATGAATTTCAAGATCGTCGCGCGCCGGGAAATCCTGGTGGCCGGTACGGTGCTGCGGAGCCCGGCACTCGCCGTCGAGGGGCCGCGCCGGCTGAAGGTAACGCAGGCGTGGGAGCGGATGTTCGCCCGTACCCTGCCCGGTCCACCGGCGACCGCGTACGTCGACTTTGCCGGCGAGCTGAACTCCTATATGACCCATATCGTGGGGTACCGCTGCCGAACGCTCGGCGATCTGTTGCCCGGCGATGTGCTGGCCCGCCTGCCCGCGGGCCGGTACGCACACTTCGTGTGCCGGGGGGACGAGCTGTCGGTCGTCGTACCCGAGCTGTGGCGGGCGGTGTGGGATGCTGAGGCGGAGGGGCGCATCGTGCGGGGCTACACCGGGGATTTCGAGCGATACCCCGACGTGCGTACCGCCGAGGCCTTTGTGGCGTTGGCCGGCGAGCGGGAGGATGAGTGA
- a CDS encoding transglycosylase domain-containing protein yields the protein MLGMVGRKSPGATRRPRRSALLLALSLALAAVLLLPVLGFALAYLAVSIPQPAEVRVGRQATIFAADGATPLVTVYPAEGSRVEVPLAAVPQVVRDAVLAAEDRDFATNPGFSVSGLMRAARDNLLDRDDAGGGSTITQQYVKNAFLSSERTLVRKSTELVIATKMARTWSKDDILAAYLNTIYYGRGAYGIAAAARAYFGKPVDQLDLAEGAVLAALIRTPSALDPDRHLDQLQARWAYVLDGMVTMGVLAEGARAAVGFPPIVPAAPLVDDVAAHRPEGLIRTQVLRELAAAGIDQTDIDTRGLSIVTTIDAKTQQAALDAVHGRLADQPPQLRAAVVALDPRTGGVRAYYGGEDGLGFDLAGAELQAGSSFKVFALIAGLAQGYSLSARYDSSPLTVNGITVTNVGGESCGFCSLAEAMKRSLNTSYYRLMLSLWGGPQAVADAAHLAGIPRSLPGIEHTLSEDGRPPNNGIVLGQYLVRPIDLASAYATLAASGIFRQPFFVQKVTTNSGKVLLDRAPESGERRLSASVADTVTKALIPIAAYSGGHGLADGRPSAAKTGTTELPGTGRNKDAWMIGYTPSLVTAVWVGTEQPQAIRTSSGADIYGSGLPADIWQQTMNAALAGSPHEPFPPGRTDPPDSLFSDPGPGSARPPAAGSRDLVITPPPGTPPPVIDWPAPR from the coding sequence ATGCTGGGGATGGTGGGGCGAAAGAGTCCAGGTGCGACCCGGCGGCCGCGCCGGTCGGCGCTGCTCCTGGCGTTGTCCCTCGCGCTTGCCGCGGTGCTGCTCCTGCCCGTGCTCGGGTTCGCCCTCGCCTACCTCGCGGTGTCCATCCCGCAGCCCGCCGAGGTCCGCGTCGGTCGGCAGGCGACGATCTTCGCCGCCGACGGGGCCACCCCGTTGGTCACGGTGTATCCGGCGGAGGGCAGTCGGGTGGAGGTGCCGCTGGCGGCCGTCCCCCAGGTGGTCCGGGACGCCGTGCTGGCCGCCGAGGATCGTGACTTTGCGACCAATCCGGGCTTCTCGGTGTCCGGCCTGATGCGTGCCGCGCGGGACAACCTCCTCGATCGCGACGACGCAGGCGGCGGCTCGACGATCACGCAGCAATACGTGAAGAACGCGTTCCTCTCGTCCGAGCGCACTCTCGTGCGCAAGTCCACCGAACTGGTGATTGCCACCAAGATGGCCCGGACCTGGAGCAAGGACGACATCCTCGCGGCCTATCTGAACACCATCTATTACGGGCGCGGCGCGTACGGGATCGCCGCCGCCGCCCGGGCCTACTTCGGCAAGCCGGTCGACCAACTCGACCTCGCCGAGGGCGCGGTGCTGGCCGCATTGATCCGGACGCCGTCCGCGCTCGACCCGGACCGGCACCTCGACCAACTGCAGGCGCGGTGGGCGTACGTGCTGGACGGCATGGTGACGATGGGGGTGTTGGCCGAGGGGGCGCGGGCCGCAGTGGGATTTCCGCCGATCGTGCCGGCCGCACCGCTGGTCGACGACGTCGCTGCGCACCGGCCGGAAGGGCTGATCCGCACCCAGGTGCTGCGGGAACTGGCGGCGGCCGGGATCGACCAGACCGATATCGACACCCGGGGACTGTCGATCGTGACCACGATCGACGCCAAGACGCAGCAGGCCGCGCTGGACGCGGTGCACGGCCGACTTGCCGACCAGCCGCCGCAGCTGCGTGCCGCGGTCGTTGCGCTCGACCCGCGGACGGGCGGTGTGCGCGCCTACTACGGCGGCGAGGACGGCCTCGGCTTCGACCTGGCCGGAGCGGAGCTACAGGCAGGATCGTCGTTCAAGGTGTTCGCGCTGATCGCCGGTCTGGCCCAGGGCTACTCGCTGTCCGCCCGCTACGACAGTTCGCCGCTGACCGTGAACGGCATCACCGTGACGAACGTCGGCGGCGAGTCGTGTGGCTTCTGCAGTCTGGCCGAGGCGATGAAGCGGTCGCTGAACACCAGTTACTACCGGCTGATGCTGTCGTTGTGGGGTGGTCCCCAGGCGGTGGCGGACGCCGCCCACCTGGCCGGCATACCACGCTCGCTGCCCGGCATCGAGCACACCCTGAGCGAGGACGGCCGACCGCCGAACAACGGGATCGTGCTCGGGCAGTACCTGGTCCGGCCGATCGACCTGGCGTCGGCCTATGCGACGCTGGCCGCTTCGGGAATCTTCCGGCAGCCCTTCTTCGTCCAGAAGGTGACCACGAACTCGGGCAAGGTGCTGCTGGATCGAGCACCGGAATCGGGTGAGCGACGGTTGTCGGCGTCGGTCGCCGACACCGTGACCAAGGCGCTGATCCCGATCGCCGCGTACTCGGGCGGACACGGGCTGGCCGACGGGCGGCCGTCGGCCGCGAAGACCGGGACGACCGAACTCCCCGGCACCGGGCGGAACAAGGATGCCTGGATGATCGGCTACACCCCGTCGCTGGTCACCGCGGTCTGGGTCGGCACCGAGCAGCCGCAGGCGATCCGGACCAGCAGCGGGGCCGATATCTACGGGTCCGGACTACCGGCCGATATCTGGCAGCAGACGATGAACGCGGCGCTCGCCGGTTCCCCGCACGAGCCGTTTCCGCCGGGCCGGACGGACCCACCGGACTCGTTGTTCAGCGATCCGGGACCGGGTTCGGCGCGCCCGCCCGCAGCGGGAAGCCGAGACCTGGTCATCACGCCGCCACCGGGTACCCCGCCGCCGGTCATCGATTGGCCCGCCCCGCGTTGA
- a CDS encoding carbohydrate ABC transporter permease, translated as MAHRADGVRGREGAGGRRRSRWPAVRGYLGVAAILVWGLAPFYWMVITALRAPAHTFDITPWPTHPTLENFRNALSTENGNNFGRALTNSLIIGAGTTAAAVLLGVFAAYALARIDFRGRYLVVGLILGASMFPVVALVTPLFQLFTELDWIGHYQALIIPNISFVLPLTVYTLTSFFGELPWELEEAARIDGASRAQAFRLVLLPLAAPALFTTAILGFIAAVNEYLLANLLSSDKTEPVTVAISRFTGNDPHVVPYAAIMAAGTIVTVPLVIMVLLFQRRIISGLTAGGVKS; from the coding sequence ATGGCGCATCGGGCGGACGGGGTGCGCGGGCGGGAGGGAGCCGGTGGCCGGCGCCGGTCCCGGTGGCCGGCGGTACGTGGTTATCTCGGCGTGGCGGCGATCCTGGTCTGGGGGCTGGCACCGTTCTACTGGATGGTGATCACGGCGCTGCGGGCCCCGGCGCACACGTTCGACATCACGCCCTGGCCGACCCATCCGACGTTGGAAAACTTCCGCAATGCGCTGTCCACCGAGAACGGCAACAATTTCGGCCGGGCACTGACCAACAGCCTGATCATCGGGGCCGGCACCACCGCGGCGGCGGTGCTGCTCGGCGTCTTCGCCGCCTACGCGCTGGCCCGGATCGACTTCCGCGGCCGCTACCTGGTGGTCGGGCTGATCCTGGGCGCCTCGATGTTTCCGGTGGTAGCCCTGGTCACCCCGCTGTTCCAGCTGTTCACCGAGCTGGACTGGATCGGCCACTACCAGGCTCTGATCATCCCGAACATCTCGTTCGTGTTGCCGCTGACCGTGTACACGCTCACCTCGTTCTTCGGTGAGCTGCCCTGGGAGTTGGAGGAAGCCGCTCGGATCGACGGGGCGAGTCGGGCGCAGGCGTTCCGGCTCGTGCTCCTGCCGCTGGCTGCGCCGGCCTTGTTCACCACCGCGATCCTCGGCTTCATCGCCGCGGTGAACGAGTATCTGCTGGCCAACCTGCTCTCCAGCGACAAGACCGAGCCGGTCACGGTGGCGATCTCCCGGTTCACCGGCAACGATCCGCACGTCGTGCCGTACGCGGCGATCATGGCGGCCGGGACCATCGTGACCGTGCCGCTGGTGATCATGGTGTTGCTGTTCCAGCGCCGGATCATCTCCGGGCTGACCGCGGGTGGGGTGAAGTCGTGA
- a CDS encoding carbohydrate ABC transporter permease: protein MAVRYRAKTDSNVAAGGSAPGRGVRRGLRTRHAWLLISPVLVALAAVIGYPVLRAVWMSFEQDAGLDPATGMFVEGGYAGFANYTHWLLQRCTSGTGAQVACPPGTLGSQFWTAVGTTLALAVVTVALEATIGIWMAIVMGRSFRGRALLRAAVLIPWAIPTAVTAKLWYFMFATDGVVNRLLGTRILWTSDAWPARSAVIVADVWKTTPFMALLILAGLQMIPADVYEAARVDGASAWQRFTQITLPLVKPALLVAILFRTMDALRMYDLPAILIGSNDATRTVSMLVVDQTRQGFNSASALSTLTFLLIFAVAFVLVKLLGANAVRTQEDQRRGSR, encoded by the coding sequence ATGGCGGTGCGATACCGCGCAAAGACCGATTCGAATGTCGCGGCCGGGGGCAGTGCCCCCGGCCGCGGTGTGCGTCGGGGTCTGCGGACGAGGCATGCGTGGTTGCTGATCTCGCCGGTGCTGGTGGCGCTGGCGGCGGTGATCGGTTATCCGGTGTTGCGTGCGGTCTGGATGTCGTTCGAGCAGGACGCCGGCCTGGACCCGGCCACCGGCATGTTCGTCGAGGGCGGCTACGCCGGATTCGCCAATTACACGCACTGGTTGCTGCAACGCTGCACCTCCGGAACCGGGGCGCAGGTCGCCTGCCCGCCCGGCACGCTCGGGTCGCAGTTCTGGACCGCGGTCGGCACGACGCTCGCGCTCGCAGTGGTGACGGTGGCGTTGGAGGCGACGATCGGCATCTGGATGGCGATCGTGATGGGCCGTAGCTTCCGCGGCCGGGCGCTGCTGCGGGCCGCGGTGCTGATCCCGTGGGCGATCCCGACCGCGGTCACCGCCAAGCTCTGGTACTTCATGTTCGCCACCGACGGCGTGGTGAACCGGCTGCTCGGCACCCGGATCCTCTGGACTTCGGACGCCTGGCCGGCCCGGTCCGCGGTGATCGTCGCCGACGTGTGGAAGACCACCCCGTTCATGGCGTTGCTGATTCTGGCCGGTTTGCAGATGATTCCGGCGGACGTCTACGAGGCTGCCCGGGTGGACGGCGCCTCGGCATGGCAGCGATTCACCCAGATCACGCTGCCGCTGGTGAAGCCGGCGTTGCTGGTGGCGATCTTGTTCCGGACGATGGACGCACTGCGGATGTACGATCTGCCGGCCATCCTGATCGGCAGCAACGACGCCACCCGGACCGTGTCGATGCTGGTGGTGGACCAGACCCGGCAGGGCTTCAACAGCGCCTCGGCGTTGTCCACCCTCACCTTTCTGCTGATCTTCGCGGTGGCGTTCGTCCTGGTGAAGCTGCTCGGCGCCAACGCGGTCCGCACCCAGGAAGATCAGCGGCGGGGTAGCCGGTGA